The following are encoded in a window of Flavobacteriales bacterium genomic DNA:
- the gpmI gene encoding 2,3-bisphosphoglycerate-independent phosphoglycerate mutase, translated as MILDGWGIGAGDRTDAIAAARTPFMDDLLANAPHARLLTDGEHVGLPAGQMGNSEVGHLNIGAGRVVHQDLVRIDKAIADGSLSNDPEVKEVIDRARLPGARLHLIGLLSDGGVHSMRRHAEALCRIFADGGVKEIFLHAFTDGRDADPRSGLGYTERFLYNMRGLPVRIASVIGRYYAMDRDKRWERVAKAYDLLVRGQGTPITDPLDAFRHSYAAGKTDEFIEPHVVVGDHGRPLAAIGKDDVVVCFNFRTDRCREITQALTQQTFPEQGMSPIPLHYVTMTEYDATFRDVRVIFRKDDLRKTLGEVVSDLGLRQIRIAETEKYPHVTFFFSGGRERPFVGEERILLPSPKVATYDMKPEMSAREIVDAILPELHQGGAGLVVLNFANPDMVGHTGVFEAIIQAVETTDQCARQVVEAARAQGYAVVIIADHGNADKARNADGTPNTAHSLNPVPLVVLDERVHELRDGILADVAPTILALMGMEKPAEMTGSSLWVG; from the coding sequence ATCATCCTGGACGGATGGGGGATCGGCGCCGGGGACCGCACGGATGCCATAGCGGCCGCGCGGACCCCATTCATGGACGACCTTCTCGCCAACGCGCCGCATGCGCGCCTGCTCACCGACGGCGAACATGTGGGTCTGCCGGCAGGCCAGATGGGGAACAGCGAAGTGGGGCATCTCAACATCGGCGCCGGGCGCGTGGTACACCAGGACCTGGTGCGCATCGACAAGGCCATCGCGGATGGGAGTCTGTCCAATGACCCCGAGGTGAAGGAGGTGATCGACCGGGCGCGCTTGCCGGGGGCCAGACTCCACCTCATCGGGTTGTTGTCCGATGGTGGGGTGCACAGCATGCGAAGGCATGCAGAAGCCCTGTGCCGCATTTTCGCCGACGGCGGGGTGAAGGAGATCTTCCTGCACGCGTTCACCGATGGCCGCGACGCCGACCCGCGCAGCGGGCTCGGCTACACTGAACGGTTCCTGTACAACATGCGCGGACTGCCCGTCAGGATAGCCTCCGTCATCGGGCGCTACTACGCGATGGACCGCGACAAGCGCTGGGAACGCGTGGCCAAAGCCTACGATCTGCTCGTCCGGGGCCAGGGCACACCGATCACCGACCCCCTGGACGCGTTCCGACACAGCTATGCCGCGGGTAAAACGGACGAGTTCATCGAGCCACATGTGGTGGTCGGGGACCATGGGCGCCCGCTGGCCGCGATAGGCAAGGACGACGTGGTGGTGTGCTTCAATTTCCGCACGGACCGTTGCAGGGAGATCACACAGGCCCTGACCCAGCAGACCTTCCCCGAACAGGGCATGTCACCCATTCCGTTGCACTACGTGACCATGACCGAGTATGACGCCACCTTCCGGGATGTGCGCGTGATCTTCCGCAAGGACGATCTGCGGAAGACCCTGGGGGAAGTGGTCTCGGACCTTGGCCTGCGGCAGATCCGCATCGCGGAAACGGAAAAGTATCCGCATGTGACCTTCTTCTTCAGTGGTGGCCGGGAAAGGCCTTTCGTAGGGGAGGAACGGATCCTGCTGCCATCGCCCAAGGTGGCCACCTACGACATGAAGCCCGAGATGAGCGCCCGCGAGATCGTGGACGCCATCCTGCCCGAGTTGCATCAAGGTGGGGCGGGGCTGGTCGTACTCAACTTCGCCAATCCGGACATGGTGGGCCATACGGGCGTTTTCGAGGCCATCATCCAAGCGGTGGAGACCACGGACCAATGCGCCCGGCAGGTGGTGGAGGCCGCGCGTGCCCAAGGCTATGCGGTGGTGATCATCGCCGACCATGGCAATGCCGACAAGGCCCGCAATGCGGACGGCACGCCCAACACCGCGCACAGCCTCAATCCGGTGCCCCTGGTGGTGCTCGATGAACGGGTCCATGAATTGCGCGACGGCATCCTGGCCGATGTGGCCCCCACGATCCTGGCCCTCATGGGCATGGAAAAGCCCGCCGAGATGACGGGCTCATCACTGTGGGTCGGATAG
- a CDS encoding HAMP domain-containing histidine kinase, which translates to MTDHPRRSTMILFGSMAVYIMAQFAWWAVLLLRQDSETHRLAMEVLALGGEPGALAEPGRGRRMVMGEGAVFFLLLIVLLLLTWRAMRRDLALARSQRNFLLAVTHELRTPIAAIKLKLQTLARPGVPPEHLDALKTGALGEVDRLASLTDKVLLATQAQEGLLALDHSKVEVMALLRGVMERARAGHAHGHRLDLSGPGQLIVKSDGAALRSIAENLVENAAKYAPPGTTILLEVLKGREGWRIQVADEGPGIPPKERERIFQRFYRAGNEETRQSQGTGLGLYIVDRLTKRLGGQVTVQERPGGGSIFAASFPEH; encoded by the coding sequence ATGACCGACCATCCACGCCGCAGCACCATGATCCTGTTCGGGTCGATGGCGGTCTACATCATGGCGCAGTTCGCCTGGTGGGCCGTGTTGCTCCTGAGGCAGGATTCGGAGACCCACCGCCTGGCCATGGAGGTTCTGGCCTTGGGCGGCGAGCCGGGTGCCCTGGCCGAACCGGGCCGTGGCAGGCGCATGGTGATGGGCGAAGGGGCCGTGTTCTTCCTGCTGCTGATCGTTCTGCTGCTCCTCACTTGGCGGGCGATGCGCCGCGACCTGGCACTGGCAAGGTCTCAACGCAACTTCCTGCTGGCGGTGACCCATGAACTTCGCACCCCCATCGCGGCCATCAAACTGAAGCTGCAAACACTCGCGCGCCCGGGAGTGCCTCCTGAACACCTGGACGCCTTGAAGACCGGCGCCTTGGGCGAGGTGGATCGCCTGGCGTCGCTGACCGACAAAGTGCTTCTGGCCACGCAGGCCCAGGAAGGTCTGTTGGCACTGGACCATTCCAAAGTGGAGGTGATGGCCTTGTTGCGTGGCGTGATGGAACGTGCACGTGCCGGCCATGCGCATGGTCATCGGCTGGACCTCAGCGGACCCGGTCAACTCATTGTAAAAAGTGATGGTGCCGCCCTGCGCAGCATCGCCGAGAACCTGGTGGAGAACGCCGCGAAGTACGCCCCCCCCGGGACCACGATACTATTGGAGGTGCTGAAAGGCCGGGAAGGCTGGCGCATTCAAGTGGCGGACGAGGGACCGGGCATACCACCGAAGGAACGTGAACGGATCTTCCAGCGCTTCTACCGAGCCGGGAACGAAGAGACGCGCCAGTCGCAGGGCACGGGTCTCGGGCTTTACATCGTGGACCGCCTTACCAAGCGCCTGGGCGGTCAGGTCACCGTTCAGGAACGCCCCGGTGGCGGGTCTATCTTCGCAGCCTCATTTCCCGAGCATTGA
- a CDS encoding HD domain-containing protein: MDIQAAKAYILRRLKEELPKERTYHSLEHTLDVYASAIDIAAMEGVGGEDLVLLKIAALYHDSGFLLQDLEHEEAGCRIVQEHLPPMGFTDEQVVRIRSMIMATKVPQSPSNHVERILCDADLDYLGRNDFKRIAATLYEELMNYGAIKGELEWNELQVRFLENHKFHTATSIGSRETAKQAYLEELRRWLRQHAGSA, translated from the coding sequence ATGGACATCCAAGCAGCCAAGGCCTATATCCTGCGCCGGTTGAAGGAGGAGCTTCCCAAGGAGCGCACCTATCACAGCCTGGAGCACACGTTGGATGTGTACGCCAGTGCCATCGACATTGCGGCCATGGAGGGTGTCGGAGGAGAGGACCTCGTGCTGCTGAAGATCGCGGCGCTATATCACGACTCTGGATTCCTGCTCCAGGATCTCGAGCACGAGGAGGCGGGTTGCCGTATCGTGCAGGAGCACTTGCCCCCCATGGGCTTTACCGATGAGCAGGTGGTCCGTATCCGCTCCATGATCATGGCCACCAAGGTGCCCCAGAGCCCCTCCAACCATGTGGAACGCATCCTGTGCGACGCCGACCTCGACTACCTGGGCCGGAATGATTTCAAACGCATCGCGGCCACGCTGTACGAGGAGCTCATGAATTACGGGGCGATCAAGGGCGAGCTTGAATGGAACGAGTTGCAGGTGCGCTTTCTGGAGAACCACAAGTTCCATACGGCCACCAGCATCGGTTCGCGCGAGACGGCCAAACAGGCCTATCTGGAAGAGTTGCGCCGGTGGCTTCGCCAGCATGCGGGCAGCGCATGA